In Bacteroidota bacterium, the sequence GAAAAAATCAATTTTATTGGCTCCAACAGGCCGCGCAGCCAAAGTGCTTTCTAATTATTCGCAAAAACAGGCGTTCACTATTCACAAAAAAATTTACAAACGTGTTACCAATACGGACGGGATCGGGCATTTTGTTGTTCAGCCCAACCTGCATACGCATGCCATTTTTATTGTTGATGAAGCCTCCATGATCTCGAATGGGGGAGGCCTGAGTGGAAGTTTTGCGGATCAGTCAAGTCTGCTCGATGATTTGGTGCGTTATGTTACAACAGGAACCGGGTGTAAACTTATTTTTGTTGGCGATACAGCGCAGCTGCCTCCGGTAGGGTTAAGTTTAAGTTCGGCTCTGGATGTTGAATATTTAAAAAGCTCTTATTCAGTTAGTATTGATACCATAGAGCTCAAAGATGTGATGCGGCAAAATGTTGATTCTGGGATACTGTCTAACGCGACTTCATTGAGAAATAATATAGCAAGCGCGCCTGCTGAGCGGAGTCGAAGCACGCACGCTTCGGCTCCGCTCAGCGTAAAATTTATCCTTGATCATTTTAAAGATGTTGTCCGTTTAAGCGGGAATGAACTTGAGGATTCATTAAACAGCGCATACAGCAAACACGGAGTTGAAGGAACCGTTGTAATTTGCCGTTCCAATAAACGGGCCAATCAGTTTAATCAACAGATACGGGCCCGTATCCGCTGGCAGGAAAGTGAGCTGTCAACAGGTGATTACATGATGGTGGTGAAAAATAATTACCACTGGCTGCCGGATGAATCAAAAGCGGGTTTCATTGCCAATGGCGATAT encodes:
- a CDS encoding AAA family ATPase, which encodes MNDQEFKQVLLKQFPHEPTPGQAEFINKISGFSTDPQAANVFVLKGYAGTGKTTIISALIKSLPAIQKKSILLAPTGRAAKVLSNYSQKQAFTIHKKIYKRVTNTDGIGHFVVQPNLHTHAIFIVDEASMISNGGGLSGSFADQSSLLDDLVRYVTTGTGCKLIFVGDTAQLPPVGLSLSSALDVEYLKSSYSVSIDTIELKDVMRQNVDSGILSNATSLRNNIASAPAERSRSTHASAPLSVKFILDHFKDVVRLSGNELEDSLNSAYSKHGVEGTVVICRSNKRANQFNQQIRARIRWQESELSTGDYMMVVKNNYHWLPDESKAGFIANGDIIELLKVGTVKEQYGFRFADARIRMVDYPDEQPIEVKLLLDTIAAETPALTSEQNKKLYEGVLADYTDIADRRKRLVQIKKDPFFNALQVKFAYAITCHKAQGGQWETVFVDQGYLTKEMVNTEFLRWLYTAVTRATEKLYLVNFNKEFFAEE